One Sparus aurata chromosome 5, fSpaAur1.1, whole genome shotgun sequence genomic window carries:
- the cdk7 gene encoding cyclin-dependent kinase 7 → MALDVKSRSKRYEKLDFLGEGQFATVYKARDKTTDTIVAIKKIKVGHRTEAKDGINRTALREIKLLQELHHPNIIGLLDAFGHKSNISLVFDFMETDLEVIIKDTSLVLTPANIKAYILMTLQGLEYMHQHWVLHRDLKPNNLLLDGNGVLKLADFGLAKAFGSPNRVYTHQVVTRWYRSPELLFGARMYGVGVDMWAVGCILAELLLRIPFLAGDSDLDQLTKIFEALGTPTEETWPGVSSLPDYVSFKIFPGTPLEHIFSAAGDDLLELLQGLFTFNPLTRTTATQALKMRYFSNRPAPTPGPQLPRPNCSVEALREKETVGLKRKIEGLDTNVMMKKKLIF, encoded by the exons ATGGCGCTTGATGTAAAGTCCAGATCCAAAAGATACGAGAAACTGGATTTCCTCGGAGAGGGTCAG TTTGCTACAGTGTACAAAGCCAGGGATAAAACGACTGATACCATAGTTGCCATTAAAAAG ATTAAGGTTGGCCACAGAACTGAGGCTAAAGATG GGATTAATAGGACTGCTCTTCGAGAGATCAAGCTGCTGCAAGAACTGCATCATCCAAATATCATTGGG TTGCTGGATGCCTTTGGACACAAATCTAACATCAGCCTGGTGTTTGACTTCATGGAAACAGATCTGGAG gtgaTCATCAAGGACACAAGCTTAGTCCTGACTCCAGCCAACATCAAGGCCTACATCCTCATGACTCTGCAAGGATTAGAGTACATGCACCAACACTGGGTCCTGCACAGG GATCTGAAGCCCAATAATCTGCTGTTAGATGGTAATGGAGTCTTGAAGTTGGCTGATTTTGGCTTGGCCAAAGCATTTGGCAGCCCCAACAGAGTCTACACTCATCAAGTTGTGACCAG GTGGTACCGTTCCCCCGAGCTCCTGTTTGGTGCCAGGATGTACGGTGTGGGTGTTGACATGTGGGCAGTGGGATGCATCTTGGCAGAGTTGCTCCTTCGG ATACCATTCCTTGCTGGAGACTCAGATCTGGACCAGCTGACCAAGATCTTTGAGGCTCTTGGGACACCCACAGAAGAAACATGGCCT GGAGTGAGTAGTCTACCAGACTATGTTTCCTTCAAAATATTTCCCGGCACACCTCTGGAACACATATTTAGTGCAGCTGGAGACGACCTACTAGAGCTACTACAAGGCCTCTTCACCTTTAACCCCTTGACGAGGACCACAGCTACACAG GCTTTGAAGATGAGGTACTTCAGTAATCGACCTGCTCCCACTCCTGGTCCCCAACTCCCTCGACCCAACTGTTCAGTTGAGGCCCTGAGGGAGAAGGAAACAGTCGGGCTCAAGAGGAAAATCGAGGGCCTGGACACAA atgtgatgatgaagaagaagctgatttTCTGA